A part of Pararoseomonas sp. SCSIO 73927 genomic DNA contains:
- a CDS encoding response regulator, with translation MPMDKNTNVLIVDDYKTMLRIIRNLLKQLDFNNVEEATDGQEALSKLRAGNFGLVISDWNMEPMTGLDLLKEVRADARLKSTPFIMITAESKTENVVAARAAGVSNYIVKPFNAETLRDKIEKVMAHA, from the coding sequence ATGCCGATGGACAAGAACACCAACGTGCTGATCGTCGACGACTACAAGACGATGCTGCGCATCATCCGGAACCTGCTCAAGCAGCTCGACTTTAACAACGTCGAGGAGGCAACGGACGGGCAGGAGGCCCTCTCCAAGCTCCGCGCTGGCAATTTCGGCCTCGTCATCTCCGACTGGAACATGGAGCCGATGACGGGCCTCGACCTCCTGAAGGAGGTGCGGGCCGACGCCCGGCTGAAGTCCACCCCCTTCATCATGATCACCGCCGAGAGCAAGACGGAGAACGTCGTCGCCGCCCGCGCCGCCGGCGTCTCGAACTACATCGTCAAGCCCTTCAACGCGGAGACGCTGCGCGACAAGATCGAGAAGGTGATGGCCCATGCCTGA
- a CDS encoding protein phosphatase CheZ — protein MPDAAPDMVRPEVALQVMSNLNRTETALLSELESLGRMVAAAKEEIAAMRVENVDATHLPAATDELDEVVKSTANAANEILDVCETLENLQPRLDAEASDTVAVCVTRIYEACAFQDITGQRIGKVVNALKQIEQRVRETTGRYTRSAALPARHAPARTEGERLANGPQATAAASSQAEIDALLASFD, from the coding sequence ATGCCTGACGCCGCCCCCGACATGGTGCGCCCCGAGGTGGCGCTCCAGGTCATGTCGAACCTGAACCGCACCGAGACGGCCCTGCTCTCCGAACTGGAGTCGCTCGGCCGCATGGTCGCCGCCGCGAAGGAGGAGATCGCGGCGATGCGCGTGGAGAACGTGGACGCCACGCACCTCCCGGCCGCGACCGACGAGCTGGACGAGGTGGTGAAGTCCACGGCGAACGCCGCGAACGAGATCCTCGACGTCTGCGAGACGCTGGAAAATCTCCAGCCCAGGCTCGACGCCGAGGCCTCGGACACGGTGGCGGTCTGCGTGACCCGCATCTACGAGGCCTGCGCCTTCCAGGACATCACCGGCCAGCGGATCGGCAAGGTGGTGAACGCGCTGAAGCAGATCGAGCAGCGCGTGCGCGAGACCACGGGCCGCTACACCCGCTCCGCCGCGCTGCCCGCGCGCCACGCCCCGGCGAGAACGGAGGGCGAGCGCCTGGCCAACGGCCCGCAGGCCACGGCCGCCGCCTCCTCCCAGGCGGAGATCGACGCGCTGCTGGCGAGCTTCGACTGA